In the Bacillus tuaregi genome, one interval contains:
- a CDS encoding CaiB/BaiF CoA transferase family protein: protein MMVDKAALKGITVLEIGDQLTQFAGKLLADMGAEVIKVEPKEGVPSRSIGPFYKDTPDKNKSLYFWNYNTSKKSITLQIETIEGQEKVIQLLNKADVILEGNKPGQMKEWGLDYVTLSRRFSTLVYCSITPFGQDGPWSQYQSSDIAQLALGGIMAVTGYDDVPDAPPIGPTGGQSYHLAGYFAAMGIVSALLHRDFKKEGQFIDISVHDCVTVSTEMSLPYWIYQKEHVIRQTGRHALPNRSVRWNLKCKDDKYILVLNTYLDAKRWKSLVSWLSSYQLEEDLADERYVDDKYRAQRMEHVTDVLERFCIQFDSEYIYHMAQSIGLPWAPVRAPEDMIHDKHLSEDRKVFASVYHPEVNETFTYPGAPYKFHETPWSISKRPPLLGEHNKEYSINLKTTNLSN from the coding sequence ATGATGGTGGATAAGGCAGCTTTAAAAGGAATAACCGTACTTGAGATAGGAGATCAGTTAACCCAATTTGCTGGAAAATTACTAGCGGATATGGGAGCAGAAGTGATCAAGGTTGAACCTAAGGAAGGTGTACCATCAAGAAGTATAGGTCCATTTTACAAGGATACACCTGATAAAAATAAAAGCTTGTATTTTTGGAATTACAATACATCTAAAAAATCAATCACACTACAAATCGAGACTATAGAGGGGCAGGAAAAAGTCATCCAGCTGCTGAATAAAGCAGATGTTATCCTTGAAGGAAATAAACCAGGTCAAATGAAGGAATGGGGTTTGGATTACGTCACTTTGTCAAGGCGATTTTCAACACTCGTCTATTGTTCTATTACACCTTTCGGCCAGGATGGACCATGGAGTCAATACCAATCATCTGACATTGCCCAATTAGCTCTGGGCGGTATTATGGCCGTCACCGGTTATGATGATGTTCCTGACGCACCTCCTATTGGCCCAACCGGTGGACAATCCTACCATCTAGCAGGTTATTTTGCTGCGATGGGAATTGTGAGTGCCCTCTTGCATCGTGATTTTAAAAAGGAAGGCCAATTCATTGATATATCCGTTCATGATTGTGTGACGGTTTCTACTGAGATGTCTCTTCCATATTGGATTTATCAAAAGGAACATGTCATCCGCCAAACCGGACGGCATGCTTTACCAAATCGTTCTGTACGATGGAATCTTAAATGTAAGGATGACAAGTACATTCTCGTTTTAAATACTTATTTAGACGCAAAGCGTTGGAAGAGTTTGGTTTCTTGGCTATCCTCCTATCAGCTTGAAGAGGATTTGGCGGACGAAAGATATGTGGATGATAAATACCGTGCACAACGAATGGAGCATGTAACAGATGTATTAGAACGTTTCTGCATTCAATTTGACTCAGAATATATTTACCATATGGCACAAAGTATCGGCCTGCCGTGGGCACCAGTCCGTGCACCAGAAGATATGATTCATGATAAACATTTAAGTGAAGATCGAAAGGTCTTTGCATCCGTGTATCACCCTGAGGTAAATGAAACGTTTACCTATCCAGGCGCACCGTATAAATTCCATGAAACTCCTTGGAGTATCAGTAAAAGACCTCCTTTATTAGGGGAACACAATAAAGAATACTCAATTAATCTAAAAACTACTAATCTTTCTAACTAA
- a CDS encoding XylR N-terminal domain-containing protein yields MAIEANTITLIDLFKVKPEKGNFLQSHRMFFSSADAWGSLIKDLVLALGIERAKLFLLRYGYQCGRHEALMLKEMFNWKNKKEWIMGGVMMHALSGRTTTIPIKVDIDPENQVFDVEGLWKNSYEAQQYLQHFPIHSESVCYFLAGYGSGYCSTAVGKKVVFKEVECIGKGDPHCRFIGKTIDLWGDEIPPELVDYEREDIRDELDQAHQRIERQSEILKRGNLLSNQLTEIVLQGKGFDSITQTLGRSLKCGIVISNKDFETLSEYGDLLDYSLKNIIKNKEILHPSDENKINEMLKQQTTTIQLNYLSEQGFSHYPLITPIIVQNRVYGYISIIKTSKEMEELESSFAERAANICALHILNEKTAIDTEQRMKGELLDEVLLRPNLDSNITNKLSLLGYKINKPHYVFIFNLQNQSFDLHVDEFVNDEKEVIMNILRKYSSSVAEENILISHSFGQIQALISVDLLKACKLSEKKFGLTILSEVNRKLPSAQLLIGISNICPSIHKTHEGYKQAKKALEIAQINKLKKQVCLFSAIGHISILLDARNPEELENYADNILGSIFEYDIQKSSELLKTLYFYLNNECNLHKTARYLNLSIGGMRYRLANLKERFNIDMMDSATRREVQMALDIYVALGKLPDSLLEQVDTLYS; encoded by the coding sequence ATGGCGATAGAAGCAAACACCATTACCTTGATTGATCTATTTAAAGTAAAACCTGAGAAAGGAAACTTTCTTCAATCTCATCGAATGTTTTTTTCGAGCGCAGATGCTTGGGGATCGTTAATTAAAGATTTAGTTTTAGCCTTAGGAATAGAAAGAGCCAAGCTCTTTTTATTACGTTATGGATATCAATGCGGACGGCATGAAGCCTTAATGCTGAAGGAAATGTTTAATTGGAAAAACAAAAAGGAATGGATTATGGGTGGAGTGATGATGCACGCCCTTTCCGGACGAACAACTACCATTCCCATTAAAGTTGATATTGATCCTGAAAATCAAGTATTTGACGTGGAAGGATTATGGAAGAATTCTTATGAGGCACAACAATACTTACAGCATTTTCCTATCCACTCTGAATCTGTTTGCTATTTTCTTGCTGGATATGGTAGCGGCTACTGCAGCACAGCAGTGGGCAAAAAAGTAGTGTTTAAAGAAGTTGAATGTATCGGAAAAGGGGACCCGCATTGTCGTTTCATCGGAAAAACAATAGACCTTTGGGGAGATGAAATTCCACCTGAATTGGTTGATTATGAGCGAGAAGATATTAGGGATGAACTCGATCAAGCACATCAACGAATCGAAAGACAGAGTGAGATATTAAAAAGAGGAAATTTATTAAGTAACCAATTAACCGAAATTGTCTTACAGGGAAAAGGGTTTGACTCCATCACCCAGACACTAGGGCGCAGCTTGAAATGTGGAATTGTCATATCCAATAAGGATTTTGAAACTTTGTCAGAATATGGAGATTTACTAGATTACTCCTTAAAAAACATAATCAAGAACAAAGAAATTCTTCACCCATCAGACGAGAATAAAATCAATGAAATGTTAAAACAGCAAACCACTACTATACAATTGAATTATTTATCAGAACAGGGATTTTCCCATTATCCACTCATCACACCAATCATCGTTCAAAACCGTGTGTACGGTTATATTTCAATCATTAAAACCTCAAAAGAAATGGAAGAACTGGAGTCCTCTTTTGCCGAGCGCGCTGCAAATATTTGTGCCCTTCATATTTTAAATGAAAAAACCGCCATTGACACTGAGCAGCGAATGAAAGGTGAACTACTGGACGAAGTCTTATTGAGACCAAATTTAGATTCCAACATCACGAATAAACTATCCTTACTAGGCTATAAGATTAACAAGCCACATTATGTATTTATTTTCAACCTACAAAATCAATCCTTTGATTTGCATGTTGATGAATTTGTAAATGATGAAAAGGAAGTGATTATGAACATTCTTCGCAAATATTCATCATCTGTTGCCGAAGAGAATATATTAATATCACACTCGTTTGGTCAGATACAAGCACTTATTTCCGTTGATTTATTAAAAGCTTGTAAGTTGAGTGAAAAGAAATTTGGATTAACCATTTTAAGTGAAGTGAATAGAAAATTGCCTTCAGCACAGCTGCTTATTGGAATAAGCAATATTTGCCCAAGTATTCATAAAACACACGAAGGATATAAACAGGCTAAAAAGGCACTAGAAATTGCCCAAATTAATAAGTTAAAGAAGCAAGTATGCTTATTCTCGGCGATTGGACATATCTCTATTTTATTAGATGCCCGAAATCCAGAAGAATTAGAGAATTATGCTGATAATATTTTAGGCTCTATTTTTGAATACGACATACAGAAATCCTCTGAACTATTAAAGACCCTTTATTTTTATTTAAATAATGAATGTAATCTGCATAAAACCGCCCGCTACCTTAACTTATCTATTGGTGGAATGCGTTACCGGCTAGCGAATTTAAAAGAACGATTTAACATCGATATGATGGATTCTGCTACACGGCGTGAAGTACAAATGGCTTTAGATATATATGTCGCATTAGGAAAACTGCCTGACAGTTTATTAGAGCAAGTAGATACATTATACTCTTGA
- a CDS encoding BC1872 family protein: MNKKDTIVREILGWKPYGKNSWYDVEKDSFVHESYYKPEKFIEHAMVIVKKLEMFGVSYRTNGASEVYFDDVSGMGATLPEAITNAAYNLIKSYYTIHENQYN; encoded by the coding sequence ATGAACAAAAAAGATACAATCGTACGTGAAATTCTAGGCTGGAAACCGTATGGAAAGAATAGCTGGTATGATGTTGAAAAGGATTCCTTTGTTCATGAGTCCTACTATAAACCAGAGAAATTCATTGAGCATGCCATGGTAATTGTGAAAAAGCTTGAAATGTTCGGCGTTAGTTATCGGACAAACGGGGCATCGGAGGTTTATTTTGATGATGTAAGTGGAATGGGTGCCACTTTGCCAGAAGCGATTACGAATGCAGCGTATAACCTGATTAAAAGCTATTATACCATTCATGAAAATCAATATAATTAA
- a CDS encoding oxidoreductase: protein MSDQILQGKTAIITGANSGIGFEAAKDFARKGARVMMAVRNIEKGNGAREQILQEVPQAMIEVLKIDMADLASIRDFANTVKNHLDSLDLLINNAGVMMPAYAKTRDGFELQFGSNHLGHFALTGQLLPLLKHTADSRVVTVSSLAHKGSKILFNNLDGSMGYKKFQFYGQSKLANLMFARELDKRLKAAGLETKSLACHPGISATNLFKFGKQDAPHFLIGLAGKFLQPADMGALPTIYAATHQTLKGGEYIGPNGKGRRRGYPALDTPHPVANDETVITRLWDVSEKLTGVTYDFS, encoded by the coding sequence ATGTCAGATCAGATTTTACAAGGAAAGACGGCGATTATTACAGGAGCAAACAGTGGAATTGGCTTTGAAGCTGCGAAGGATTTTGCTCGTAAAGGTGCTCGAGTGATGATGGCAGTCAGAAATATTGAAAAAGGAAATGGCGCTCGGGAACAAATCCTTCAGGAGGTTCCGCAAGCAATGATTGAAGTGCTGAAAATTGATATGGCAGACCTTGCGAGCATCAGGGATTTCGCTAATACAGTCAAAAATCACTTGGATTCTCTCGATTTATTAATCAATAATGCTGGCGTCATGATGCCTGCTTATGCCAAAACAAGGGATGGCTTCGAGCTGCAATTTGGTAGCAACCACCTCGGCCACTTTGCTTTAACAGGACAGCTGCTTCCATTACTAAAGCATACAGCAGATTCACGTGTCGTGACTGTCAGCAGTCTTGCCCATAAAGGCTCGAAAATTCTATTCAATAACCTGGACGGCTCTATGGGCTACAAGAAGTTTCAATTTTACGGGCAAAGCAAGCTAGCTAATCTGATGTTTGCCAGAGAATTAGACAAGCGCTTGAAGGCGGCCGGCTTGGAGACGAAAAGTCTCGCCTGTCATCCGGGCATTTCAGCGACCAATCTATTCAAGTTTGGAAAACAGGACGCCCCCCATTTTCTGATCGGCCTGGCGGGCAAGTTCCTACAGCCGGCTGATATGGGTGCACTTCCCACCATCTATGCTGCAACCCACCAAACACTTAAAGGTGGCGAATATATCGGGCCTAATGGTAAAGGCCGCCGCAGAGGCTATCCTGCCTTGGATACTCCCCATCCAGTTGCAAATGACGAAACGGTTATCACAAGGCTTTGGGACGTATCGGAAAAGCTGACTGGTGTTACTTACGATTTCTCGTAA
- a CDS encoding MFS transporter: protein MSSVSTNEISDKKMARRALIGSTSGAIIEWYDFSLYATASAVVFPKLFFPNSDPFIATILSFATFATGFLARPVGAIIFGHFGDKIGRKNALIVTLWMMGVSSAAMGLIPSYNTIGIWAPILLVLMRLIQGVGVGGEWAGSILLSMEWGKKKQQGLMASIPNAGVGAGMLLSSAVVGLSMALAGDSFYTWGWRIPFLGSLLLLVAGLIIRAKITETPSFRKVQEGEVVSKFPIVDVMKKYPKQVLYTGLAKLAEHTPFAIYTTFLINYSINHYNVSSSFMVNANTVASFLLCLFIPLFGYLSDKVGIKRLYMIGIFATFVWGFVFVGLVDTGVSSLIVAAMLISMIPFCTMTGALPALASQAFPSRLRYSGASLGTQIPAIFAGGIAPMVCTYLIQATGTIWAIGFYIAIVSILGFIGTSKLKNYSNTESVIIDNESGIIIDSMKDVKLQ from the coding sequence ATGTCTAGCGTAAGTACTAATGAGATTTCAGACAAGAAAATGGCCAGAAGGGCTTTAATTGGGTCTACATCTGGGGCGATTATTGAATGGTATGACTTTTCACTTTATGCTACAGCATCTGCTGTAGTGTTTCCTAAACTATTCTTTCCTAATTCCGATCCATTTATTGCAACGATTCTATCATTTGCGACCTTTGCAACGGGTTTCTTAGCAAGGCCAGTTGGTGCCATTATTTTCGGACATTTTGGTGATAAAATTGGACGAAAGAATGCATTGATTGTTACTTTATGGATGATGGGGGTGAGCAGCGCAGCAATGGGATTAATCCCGAGCTACAATACGATTGGAATATGGGCTCCAATTCTTCTCGTTTTAATGAGATTAATACAAGGAGTAGGAGTTGGAGGAGAATGGGCAGGCTCCATTTTATTATCAATGGAATGGGGAAAGAAAAAACAGCAAGGACTTATGGCAAGCATTCCAAATGCGGGAGTCGGGGCTGGCATGCTTCTTTCATCCGCTGTTGTAGGATTAAGTATGGCTCTTGCAGGTGACAGTTTTTATACATGGGGATGGAGAATTCCTTTCTTAGGAAGTTTATTGTTATTAGTTGCAGGGCTCATTATTCGTGCGAAAATTACGGAAACACCATCTTTTCGTAAGGTTCAAGAGGGAGAGGTCGTTTCAAAATTTCCCATTGTTGATGTGATGAAAAAATATCCTAAACAGGTATTGTATACTGGGTTAGCTAAACTAGCTGAACATACGCCGTTTGCTATCTATACCACATTCTTAATTAATTACAGTATCAATCATTATAACGTCAGTTCGTCCTTTATGGTCAATGCCAATACTGTAGCGAGTTTTCTACTATGCCTATTTATTCCTCTATTTGGCTATCTCTCTGATAAAGTTGGCATTAAACGCCTTTATATGATAGGGATTTTCGCTACTTTTGTTTGGGGATTTGTATTTGTAGGTTTAGTTGATACAGGTGTGTCTTCTCTAATAGTTGCAGCGATGCTCATTTCAATGATTCCTTTCTGTACGATGACGGGCGCTCTACCAGCTTTAGCTTCACAGGCATTCCCATCTCGATTACGTTATAGTGGTGCTTCATTAGGGACTCAAATCCCTGCTATCTTTGCAGGCGGTATTGCCCCAATGGTCTGCACCTATTTGATACAAGCAACCGGGACGATCTGGGCTATTGGGTTTTATATTGCTATTGTGTCTATTCTTGGCTTTATCGGTACAAGCAAACTAAAAAATTATTCAAATACTGAGTCAGTAATTATAGACAACGAAAGTGGTATAATTATTGATTCTATGAAAGATGTAAAACTACAATAA
- a CDS encoding thiolase family protein, with the protein MRRSLSDQVCIVGVGETDYVRGTEKSLTQLLTEAAVNACQDAGIHPSEIDGVINPWRYNVRCEDLVAGLGIRELKFSGRSEMGGASAVAAIQQAALAVEHGVAEYVVVTTGQKGFSGPRLGGTDPRILDFNNTIMPNPEYRDNMEYPYGLMVPMQYFSLHANRWFHEYNPDPVGMQIVAMTCREHAHNNSKAYMKGRVMTEEDYQNSPMLVNPFRLFDCSLEVDGAGAVIVTSKRNAHRFKKPIFIAGIAEGHANQPDDMPTRPDILDMGIKYAAPRAFEMAGISRDEIDFAEIYDCFTFIVLRQIEEMGFCERGEAPEFVKNGRITYGGQLPINTHGGLLSQAHIVGINHVVEAVHQLRGEAGAAQVQDAKIGLVTGYGDMGDGSIAILHN; encoded by the coding sequence ATGAGACGTTCATTAAGTGATCAGGTTTGCATAGTCGGGGTAGGTGAAACGGACTACGTCAGAGGGACAGAAAAGTCATTAACTCAATTATTAACGGAAGCAGCTGTAAACGCATGTCAGGATGCTGGAATTCATCCTTCTGAAATAGATGGTGTCATAAATCCATGGAGATATAATGTCCGCTGTGAAGATTTAGTTGCTGGATTGGGTATTAGAGAACTTAAATTCAGCGGTAGAAGCGAAATGGGGGGCGCAAGTGCCGTTGCAGCAATCCAGCAAGCTGCTCTTGCTGTTGAGCATGGTGTAGCAGAATACGTGGTTGTCACGACTGGTCAAAAAGGTTTCTCTGGACCGAGATTAGGAGGGACAGATCCTAGAATACTAGATTTTAATAATACGATTATGCCAAATCCGGAGTATCGCGATAATATGGAATATCCATACGGGCTAATGGTTCCAATGCAATATTTCTCCCTACATGCTAACCGCTGGTTCCATGAATATAATCCAGACCCAGTTGGGATGCAAATTGTAGCTATGACCTGCCGAGAGCATGCTCACAATAATAGCAAAGCCTATATGAAAGGCAGAGTTATGACAGAAGAAGACTATCAAAACTCTCCGATGCTGGTGAATCCTTTTCGATTATTCGATTGCTCTTTAGAGGTAGATGGAGCTGGAGCCGTGATTGTCACGTCTAAACGCAACGCCCACCGTTTCAAAAAGCCTATCTTTATTGCCGGAATTGCGGAAGGACATGCGAATCAGCCTGATGATATGCCAACTCGCCCGGATATATTGGACATGGGGATTAAATATGCTGCACCAAGGGCCTTTGAAATGGCTGGAATTTCAAGAGATGAGATTGATTTTGCTGAAATCTATGACTGTTTTACGTTTATCGTATTACGACAAATTGAAGAAATGGGCTTTTGTGAAAGAGGAGAAGCACCTGAGTTTGTCAAAAATGGTCGAATTACCTATGGCGGACAATTACCGATTAATACGCATGGCGGCTTATTATCACAGGCGCATATCGTAGGGATTAATCATGTGGTTGAAGCAGTCCATCAATTAAGAGGCGAAGCAGGTGCCGCACAGGTACAAGATGCAAAAATAGGATTAGTAACTGGATATGGTGATATGGGTGATGGATCGATTGCCATTTTGCACAATTAA
- a CDS encoding dipeptidase, whose protein sequence is MVMMSQKSEVKNRLVKKFDGYQSFQYLTPGKDYKPFQLPQSEKYRQTEEIELRDDQERIFETLLKYYPIVSLRDHGFVVPKNQEDIIAYCRQLHTAFDYEGLALSGVDVLFENFMDGISLLTSSNGLKWDDVILTLGIRYCDIAKQDTVYIARNYHDLLEAKGSNKMAILPSLEAASILENEVDRVDVLYGLGIRCLGITYNEANTLGSGLMEKQDGGLTRFGHRVVERMNRLGMVIDISHCGDQTSLDVIEASEAPVFITHAGARAVWNSPRMKSDEVLKACAEKGGVIGVCAAPNTTLSAKNPNEHTIKSVMEHLEYLIELVGIDHVGLGPDTFFGDHVGLQHAFDDMLSLSESHGEHFEESSYVKGLENPTEATKNMIRWMIKHGYPFQDIQKIIGGNALRVLKDILD, encoded by the coding sequence ATGGTTATGATGTCGCAAAAAAGTGAAGTGAAAAATAGACTTGTAAAGAAATTTGATGGATATCAATCCTTTCAGTACTTAACTCCTGGAAAGGATTATAAACCTTTTCAGCTGCCACAGTCAGAGAAATATCGGCAGACAGAAGAGATAGAGCTTAGAGACGATCAGGAGAGGATTTTTGAGACCCTATTAAAATATTACCCTATTGTATCTCTTAGAGATCATGGTTTTGTGGTCCCTAAGAACCAAGAGGATATTATTGCTTACTGCCGCCAGCTCCATACAGCATTTGACTATGAAGGGTTGGCCCTATCCGGAGTAGACGTGTTATTCGAAAACTTTATGGATGGAATCTCTCTTTTGACCTCATCAAATGGCTTAAAGTGGGATGATGTCATTTTAACATTAGGAATTCGCTATTGTGATATTGCAAAACAAGATACGGTTTATATTGCTCGGAATTATCATGATTTATTGGAGGCAAAAGGGTCAAATAAAATGGCCATTCTGCCATCATTGGAGGCCGCAAGTATTTTAGAAAATGAAGTGGACCGTGTCGATGTTTTATATGGTCTAGGGATTCGATGTCTGGGGATCACCTACAATGAAGCGAATACTCTTGGTTCAGGCCTAATGGAAAAACAGGACGGCGGGTTAACAAGATTCGGCCATAGGGTAGTGGAAAGGATGAATCGCTTGGGAATGGTGATTGATATCTCGCATTGTGGGGATCAGACAAGTCTGGACGTAATTGAAGCAAGCGAGGCACCGGTCTTTATTACACATGCAGGTGCACGAGCGGTTTGGAACTCTCCTAGAATGAAGTCGGATGAGGTATTAAAGGCTTGTGCAGAAAAGGGCGGCGTTATTGGGGTTTGTGCAGCACCCAATACGACTCTTTCAGCAAAGAACCCAAATGAACATACCATTAAATCCGTTATGGAGCATTTAGAGTATTTAATTGAACTTGTTGGAATCGACCATGTTGGGTTGGGTCCTGATACGTTTTTTGGCGATCATGTTGGGTTACAGCATGCATTTGATGACATGTTATCCCTTAGTGAATCACATGGAGAACATTTCGAGGAATCTTCCTATGTAAAAGGGTTAGAAAATCCGACAGAAGCAACAAAGAATATGATTCGATGGATGATTAAACATGGCTATCCATTTCAAGATATTCAAAAAATCATTGGTGGGAATGCGCTTAGGGTACTGAAGGATATTCTTGATTAA
- a CDS encoding aspartyl-phosphate phosphatase Spo0E family protein produces MLVKFNHDEKKDLINTIDSIREKMIQAGMQEGLASMRTIALSQTLDEYITKYQAIKLTK; encoded by the coding sequence ATGTTAGTTAAGTTCAATCATGATGAAAAAAAAGATTTAATCAATACTATTGATTCAATCCGTGAAAAAATGATCCAAGCTGGCATGCAAGAAGGACTTGCTAGCATGAGAACGATAGCATTAAGTCAAACACTTGACGAATATATCACAAAATATCAAGCCATCAAACTAACTAAATAA
- a CDS encoding CaiB/BaiF CoA transferase family protein: MNVQQDLLTGIRVLDFTWSVSGSTTTRILASMGAEVIKVEWPKTPDMMRFSMYAKDDEPGLDNGAFFNSLNVGKRSFTVNIKSAEGMNIVKELIRKSDIITENFSAGVFEKWGLDYESLKEINEGIIYMSISGLGHTGRQKNYGTWGPTAAALSGMTYISGLPDKHPSGWGYSILDIVAGYTGAYSVLTALLYKNRTGEGQYIDISQVETALPLVGTNLLDYFVNGRSSNRPDFPTGNRSTFSADGNKTDFRGSIACPQNTYRCAGDDPNDYCVIAIYNDDEWERFKEAIGTPDWANDSKFSSLTGRIQHQDELDQHIGEFTSKFSKYYVMETLQKYGLVAAAVQQNEDILENDPQLYFRGLFETVQHPLLGERLVEGVPIQMSESSPSIHKSAPLMGEDNDFVLKDVLGYTDEEINLLELNGVFWPLDMPKDTFKAVRPLW; this comes from the coding sequence ATGAATGTCCAACAAGATCTCTTAACGGGTATCAGGGTTCTTGATTTTACTTGGAGTGTTTCCGGTTCAACAACAACAAGAATATTGGCTTCCATGGGGGCAGAGGTAATTAAAGTGGAATGGCCCAAGACACCTGATATGATGCGATTTTCCATGTATGCCAAGGATGATGAACCAGGCCTTGATAACGGTGCGTTTTTTAACAGCTTAAATGTTGGAAAAAGAAGCTTTACGGTTAATATTAAATCTGCTGAAGGCATGAATATCGTGAAAGAGCTAATCCGTAAGTCAGATATTATTACAGAAAACTTTAGTGCCGGTGTTTTTGAAAAATGGGGTTTGGATTATGAATCTTTGAAGGAAATAAATGAAGGAATTATCTATATGAGTATCTCCGGATTAGGCCATACGGGGAGACAAAAAAATTATGGAACATGGGGTCCAACAGCGGCAGCATTATCCGGTATGACCTATATTTCCGGCTTACCAGATAAGCATCCTAGCGGTTGGGGATACTCAATTTTAGATATTGTCGCTGGCTATACGGGAGCCTATTCTGTCTTAACGGCCTTACTCTATAAGAATCGGACAGGTGAAGGTCAATATATTGATATTTCACAGGTTGAAACAGCGTTGCCGTTGGTCGGTACTAATTTATTAGATTATTTTGTCAACGGACGTTCCTCGAATAGGCCGGATTTTCCAACCGGGAATCGTTCTACCTTTTCCGCTGATGGAAACAAAACAGATTTTAGAGGGTCGATTGCCTGCCCGCAAAATACCTATCGTTGTGCGGGTGATGACCCGAATGATTATTGTGTCATTGCTATATACAATGATGATGAATGGGAACGATTCAAGGAAGCAATCGGCACGCCTGATTGGGCAAATGATTCGAAATTCTCAAGTCTAACAGGACGTATACAACATCAGGATGAGTTAGATCAACATATTGGAGAGTTTACAAGCAAGTTTAGTAAATATTACGTAATGGAAACATTGCAGAAATATGGTTTAGTGGCTGCTGCCGTCCAACAGAATGAGGATATTTTAGAAAATGACCCACAATTATACTTTAGGGGCCTGTTTGAAACGGTTCAACACCCGTTATTAGGTGAAAGACTTGTGGAAGGGGTTCCGATACAAATGTCAGAATCATCCCCATCTATTCATAAATCTGCTCCATTAATGGGAGAAGACAATGATTTTGTGTTAAAGGATGTATTGGGCTATACAGATGAAGAAATTAACTTATTAGAACTGAATGGTGTTTTTTGGCCATTGGATATGCCAAAGGATACGTTTAAAGCAGTCAGGCCATTATGGTAA
- a CDS encoding competence protein ComK: MITRRHYIISTKTQAFFPHFEHTLVLQDCEPFIVKQSSAKIMKASFHYFGINPIDAIQTARKILMKNGTIPIVLSAEQNLIFICCKALNHDGLVWLNNSHIQKVQPYRINKATVFLTNGYSIHVDSKADALQEQRRMAVNLGNSYINQSSRQEAKTKYYFYDHKNEIALALEDGQLKYIVKWNKKDDEDLDMVLD, from the coding sequence ATGATCACAAGACGACATTACATAATCAGCACAAAAACACAAGCCTTCTTTCCGCATTTTGAACACACCTTGGTTTTGCAGGATTGTGAACCCTTTATTGTTAAGCAATCTTCTGCTAAAATCATGAAGGCTTCTTTCCACTACTTTGGAATTAACCCCATAGATGCCATCCAAACAGCTCGAAAAATCCTAATGAAGAATGGTACAATCCCAATAGTCTTATCAGCAGAGCAAAACCTGATTTTCATCTGCTGCAAAGCATTAAATCATGACGGTCTTGTCTGGCTAAACAACTCACATATCCAAAAAGTCCAACCGTATAGAATCAATAAAGCTACTGTATTTTTGACGAACGGTTATTCCATTCACGTTGATAGTAAAGCTGATGCCCTTCAAGAGCAGCGAAGAATGGCGGTTAATCTTGGCAACTCATATATAAATCAATCCAGTAGACAAGAAGCTAAAACGAAGTATTACTTCTATGACCATAAGAATGAAATCGCTCTTGCATTGGAGGATGGTCAGCTGAAATATATCGTGAAATGGAATAAGAAGGATGATGAGGATTTGGATATGGTATTGGATTAA
- a CDS encoding Zn-ribbon domain-containing OB-fold protein, whose translation MSQVEMQVIRPLPNRDSDWSRDWNLYKPFWEGTREGKLFVQECTATRKKIWPPRFISPYEPGSEVRWVEVGTKGVIYTFNIVHRSFYPYFNDQVPYALVVVDVGDGVRFLGNTVGMDPTQVKVGMEMEAVFEKVDEEVTLVQWKPVNGGN comes from the coding sequence ATGAGTCAAGTAGAAATGCAAGTGATTAGACCGTTGCCAAATAGGGACTCAGATTGGTCACGTGATTGGAACTTATATAAGCCTTTTTGGGAAGGAACAAGAGAAGGTAAGTTGTTTGTCCAGGAATGTACCGCTACCAGAAAGAAAATTTGGCCGCCAAGATTTATATCACCGTATGAACCCGGTTCTGAAGTCAGGTGGGTTGAGGTAGGGACAAAAGGAGTTATTTACACATTTAATATTGTTCATCGGTCCTTTTATCCCTATTTTAATGATCAAGTTCCATATGCTCTTGTTGTGGTGGATGTTGGAGACGGAGTCAGATTCCTGGGCAATACGGTTGGAATGGACCCAACACAAGTAAAAGTTGGCATGGAAATGGAAGCAGTATTTGAAAAGGTTGATGAAGAAGTGACATTGGTTCAATGGAAGCCTGTGAATGGAGGGAATTAG